ACCGGGTCGTGCGTGACCATGACGATGGTCTGGCCCAGGTCGTCCACCGAGCGGCGCAGGAAGCCCAGTACCTCGGCGCCCGCGCGCGAGTCGAGGTTTCCGGTCGGCTCGTCCCCGAAGATGATCTCCGGGCGGGCCGCCAGGGCGCGGGCCACGGCCACGCGCTGCTGCTGACCGCCGGAGAGCTGCGTCGGACGGTGCTTGAGGCGGTCCGCGAGCCCGACGGTCTCCACGACCTGGCTCAGCCACGCCCTGTCCGGCTTGCGGCCGGCGATGTCCATGGGCAGCGTGATGTTCTCTATCGCGTTCAGCGTGGGCAGCAGGTTGAACGCCTGGAAGATGAACCCGATCCGGTCCCGGCGCAGCTTGGTGAGCTTCTTGTCCTTCAGCCCGGTGATCTCGGTCTCGTCCAGGTAGATCTGGCCGGACGACACGGTGTCGAGACCGGCGAGGCAGTGCATCAGCGTGGACTTGCCGGACCCCGAGGGGCCCATGATCGCGGTGAACTGACCGCGGGCGATGTCCACGTCGACGTGGTCGAGGGCGACGACCCGGGTCTCCCCGGACCCGTACGCCTTGACGACCTGCCGCGCCCGTGCGGCAACGGCCGTACGCCCTCCAGTGCCCCCGTGCCTGGGAATGGTCACAGCCGAAGTCACGGTACGTCTCCTCTGTCGGAAGTATCGGAAGTAATCGGAGTTAAGTCGGAAGCGGGTGCGTAGCGGGCTGCGCTACGTCGAAGAGTCTGTCGGCGGGAGGGGGTCCGGCGCGCTGGTGCTCGGGCCCGTCTTGCGTGGGGGGTTAACCCCACCTCCCGGCGGTGCGTAGGCCGCCCCCCAGCGGCCTGAAGCCAGGTTAAGGACGGGGCGGGGCCCGTCTCCTCCTCCGGCAGTACGAACCCTCCCCCAGCCGTAGTACGGAGGTACCCCTAGGGGCCGTCCACCGCCGGGTGGAGTCCTCCTCGGGGTTGCCTCCACCCTCGGACGCAGTCAGGCTCCACCCTCCCGTCGCGTGACGGTCAAGCCTCCCCCTGGGTGAAGGGCAAGTGGGAAGCTGGGTTCCGGCAGTTAGGTGCAAGGGGCACGGAGAAACGGGAACTCAGGGTCCCGGGGACACGTGCGACACAGGGAGGGCATCCGGTGGGGGACACACAACCCGCGATACGCGAGGCCGCGCGGCGGAGCGGATCGCAGCGGCGGGGAGCGGTCGTCGCCGCGCTCATGCTGTCCATGGCGCTGGCCGCCCTCGACTCCACCGTCGTCTCCACGGCCGTCCCGCAGATCGTCGGCGACCTGGGCGGGTTCTCCGTCTTCTCCTGGCTGTTCTCCGGCTATCTGCTCGCCGTGACGGTCACCCTGCCGGTCTACGGCAAGCTCTCCGACACCTTCGGCCGCAAGCCGGTGCTGGTCGCCGGGACGGCGCTCTTCCTGCTCGGCTCGCTGCTGTGCGCGCTCGCCTGGAACATGGGCGCGCTGATCGCGTTCCGCATCGTGCAGGGCCTGGGCGGCGGGGCGTTGCAGGGCACGGTGCAGACGCTCGCCGCCGACCTGTACCCGCTGGAGGAGCGGCCGAAGATCCAGTCGAAGCTGTCCACGGTGTGGGCGGTCTCGGCGGTCGCGGGGCCGGGCGTGGGCGGGGTGCTCGCGGCCTACGCGGACTGGCGCTGGATCTTCCTCGTCAACCTGCCCATCGGGGCGGTGGCGTTGTGGCTAATCGTCCGTCATCTGCACGAGCCTCAAAGGGAACGTGAGCCCCAGGCAGAGCACGAGTCCCAGAAGGAGCACGTGCCCCAGGGGGAGTACGAGTCCCAGGGGGAGTACGAGTCCCAGGGGGAGTCCGCGGCGAGAAAGGCGCCACGCGCGCGTGTCGACTGGGCGGGCGCGCTGGCGGTGTTCGCGTGCGGCGGGGTGCTGCTGACCGCGCTGGTGCAGGGCGGGGTGGCCTGGCCGTGGCTGTCGGGGCCGTCGCTCGCCCTGTTCGCCGCGGGACTCGCGCTCGCCGGGCTCGTCGTCGTCATCGAACGGCGGGCCGCCGAGCCGATCATCCCCGGCTGGGTGTGGCGCCGCCGGACGATCGCGGCGGTCAACCTCGCGCTGGGCGCGCTGGGCCTGCTGATGGTGGCCCCGACGGTGTTCCTGCCGACGTACGCGCAGGCCGTCCTGGGCCTGGGACCGGTGACGGCCGGGTTCGTGCTGTCCGTCTGGACGTTGTCCTGGCCGCTGTCGGCGGCCCTCAGCCAGCACGTCTACCGGCGTATCGGCTTCCGCGACACCGCGCTGCTCGGCATCGGCGCGGCGACGCTGGTGCTGCTCGCGTTCCCGTTCCTGCCCTACCCCGGCGCGGCCTGGCAGCCGACGCTGCTGATGCTGCTGCTCGGCGCGGCGCTCGGCCTCTTCCAGCTCCCGCTCATCGTCGGCGTGCAGTCGACGGTGGGGTGGTCGGAGCGCGGGACGACGACCGCGTCCGTGCTGTTCTGCCGGCAGACGGGCCAGACGATCGGCGCGGCGATGTTCGGCGCGGTCGCCAACGGGGTACTGGCCGCGCGGCTGGGCGGCACGGGCGACCTGGACTCGCTCGCCCGCGACCTGGACACCGGCACCGCCCCCGAAGCGACCCGCCACGCGGTCGCCGACGCCGTGCACGCCGTGTACCTGGGCGCGTCCGGCGCGGCGGCCGTGGCGTTCGTCGTCCTCCTGCTGCTCGCCCCGCGCAGGTTCCCGGTACGGGCGGAGTGACGGGACTGAACGACGGGACCGGTGACGGGACCGGGTGACGGGACCGGGTGAAGCCCCCTCTGCCGGCCCCCCGACAGCCGACAGCCAGGGTGTCTACTCCGCTGGCGCTCGCCCCGTCAGCGCGGCCAGGCTGTCGCGGACGTGGTCCATGTGGGCCTGGACGTCGTCCCAGCGCTCGCCGTGCTCGCCCAGCAGCCGTTCCGTCTCCCGCGCGGTGCGCTCCTCCTGGGCGCGCGCCTCGGTGAGGATCTCGGCGGCACGCGCGTGTGCCTCCTCCTGGCTCCGCCGGGCGGACTCCTCGGCCTCGCCGAACGCCTGCTTCGCCTCGGACAGCGTCGCCTCCGCGCGGGTCACCGATCCGGCGTGCCGCGCGTCGAGGGCCGCGGCCCGCTCGGCCGCCTCGCGCTCCGCGGTCGTCCACTGCTCGGCGTGTTCCTTGTCCTGCTCGGCGAGGAGGCCGGCGGTGCGCCGGCGCACCTCGCGCAGCGCGCCCAGGGACTCGCCGCGGTACTCCTTCACCTCGCGCCGGGCGCCGATCCGGACCTCGTCGGCCTCGGCGCGTGCGGCGAGCAGCCGCAGCCGGGCGCGTTCCTCGGCCTCCGCGCGGAGCGCGTCCGCCTCCTCCTGCGCCTCCTGGCGCACACCGAGGGCGCGCGTCTCGGCGTCCGCGACCTGCCCGCACGCCGCACGCCGCGCGCTGTCGCGGACGTCCGCCGCCTCTTCGAGCCCGAGCTGGAGAATGCGCCGTGCGCGCTCCCCCAGGGAGTCGTACGTCTGCGGTACGAGCCCGGTCACGACCTCGCGCAACCGCTCGGCCTCCTCCTCCATCTGCCGGGCGAGCACCGTGAGCCGGGCGGCCCGTTCCCACGCGGCGTCCCGGTCGGCGCAGAGCGCGGCGGTGTACGCCTCGACCTGTTCCGGCCGGTAACCGCGCCTGCGAACGGTCACGAACCCCGGCGCCGACACCGATGCGCTGCTCATCCTGGAACCCCTCGCCACCCGACGGACACGACATGATGATTTCGCGCATATCTTGATGGATCGGGCGTAAGTGTTCATAACGCGACACTCCGCGCGCAGGTCACGGTCAACGCTCGTATCGACCCGGAAGCAAGCCTGAATACAAAAGGGCCGGACCCGGTCAAACGACCGGGTCCGGCCCTCGCTCCACGCGTGTCAGCGGGACGCACGCCTCACAGCAGCCCGTCCCACATCTGCTCCAGCAGCACCGACCACCAGCTCTCCGGCGAACCGAGCGCCGCCGGGTCCAGCGAGGCCAACTGCGCCTGGAAGTCGACGGTCCAGCGCCCCGCCTGCTCCTGGTTCAGCCCGAACCGCAGCCGCCACATCCGCCCGAGCAGCGCCAGGCAGCGCGCGAACTCCGGCAGCCCGGTGTTCACGAACTGCGGCGGTACGGGCGCACCGCCCGGCCCCGCCTCCACGGGCACGGCGACGATGTTCGCCGTCCCGTACTGCACGCAGACCGCCTTGCCGAAGTCGCTGCCCATGACGAGGTACGAGCCCGCGTCCGGGGCCGGCTGCACACCCCGCTCGGCCGCCAGCTCCGCCAGCGTCGGCACCGGACGGCCCGGCTGGGCCTGCGCCCAGAAGAAGGGCCCCATGTCGGCCGGCAGCCCCGCCACGACCAGCGTGTGCGCCACGACCGGCGGCACGCCCTGCCGGGACACCGCGGCCTGCTCGAACCGGAACACCGACGGCCCGAACACCGCCGCCAGCTCCTGCCCGATCGCCTCCGGCGGAACCGGCGGCACCGGCTGCACGGGAGGCAACGGCGCACGCACCGGCGCCGGACGGGCCGGCCCGTCGGCGACCTGGTGCAACTCGCCCTGGTGGGCGAGGAGTTGCTGCATGCCCTGCTGCCGGCTCGCGTGGTCCGTGCCGTACGGCGCGATGCTCGTGATCCGCGCCTGCGGCCACTGCTCCCGGATCATCCGCGCGCAGTACGCGCCCGGCAGCTCGCACGACTCCAGCTCCGTGTGCAGCTCCAGCACCTGGTCCGGCGGCACGTTCATCGCCCGCAGCTCGTGGAAGATCTGCCACTCCGGGTGCGGTGTCCCCGGCGCGGAGCGCCGGATCAACTGCTGCTCCGAACCGTCCTGCGCGCGGTAGCGCAGCACGGCCTGATAACCCGGTCCGACCGTGGGCAACCCCGGCTGCTGCGGGTACCCGTACCCGGGCGGCTGCCCCGGCACAGGCCCACCCGGCGGCGGCATCGCACCGGGCGGCGGCATCGGGGGCTGGTGAGCGCCGGGGGCCATACCGGGGGCGCCCGGAGCCATGCCAGGGGCGTGCGGAGCCATACCGGGCGCGCCCGGAGCGCCCGGGAAACCGGGAGGAGCGCCGGGAGCCTGCGGCGGCGGAGGCACACCGGGGCCACCGGCCGGAGGCCCGGCCAGCATGGTCTGCGCGTGGTGAACGGCACCCTGCGCGCCCCCCGGGGAGCCGTGCACACCGGGCACACCCGGCATACCCGGGGCACCGGGAGCACCCGGGGCACCGGGAGCACCCGGAGCGCCAGGGGCACCCGGAGCCTGCGGCGGCTGCGGTGCACCCCCCGCACCGGGCGGCCCCATCCGACCGGGGTCGGCAAGCATCGTCGCGGCATGGTGAACGCCGCCGGGAGGCGTGCCCCCGGGCGGATTCGGACCGGCGGGCGCGTTCGGCGCACCGGGCTGACTCGGCGCACCCGGCGGATTCGGCGGACCGGGAGGCTGCGGCGCACCCCCCGCCCCAGGCCCCGCCGGACCTGCTGAACCGGACGGACCTCCCGGCCCCGCCAGCCCCTCAGGCCCCAGGGCCGACACAAGCTGCGTGGGCACATAGCCGCCCGCCGGAGTACCGGGCGCCCCCGGTCCCGAAGGCGGCGGAGGAGGCGTGTTCCCCGGCCGCGCACCCGGCATCCCCGGCGCGCCCGGCGGAGGCGGCGGCGCCCCCGCGCCACGGTTACGACGCGGAGGCGGCGCCGCCTTGCTGGTCGCGGCGTCGGCGATGTCACTGGCGTTCGGCGCGAGCGACCGCGCAGGCGCACCCGGACCACCCGGAGCCGAGGAACCACCGGCACCCTGCGGATACCCGTACGAGGACCCACCCGGCCCACCAGGCGCACCCAGACCGCCCGCACCACCCGGCACCGACGGACCACCCGCACCCTGCGGATACCCATACGAGGACCCACCCGGCCCACCAGGCGCACCCAGACCGCCCGCACCACCCGGCACCGACGGACCACCCGCACCCTGCGGATACCCATACGAGGACCCACCCGGCCCACCAGGCGCACCCGGCCCCTGCGGATAGCCGTACGACGACGACTCGCCCGACGGCGGAGAAGGCAGCGGAGACGGCGGCGCGCCCGAATCGTCGAGCGCGGGCGAAACCGCCGTACGCGGGAGTTGGCTGCCGCCCGACATGAGCGCCGTCTTGGCTTCCGGCGCTGCCGTCGGCGGCATCGGCTCGTCGTCGGAACCGCTCAGCGGCGGCGCGAACACGGTCGCGGGCAACGGGACGGAACGGTCGTCACCGGCGTCGCCGTTGGTGTCCGTACCCGCCCACGGCGTCGCCCCGACGGGAGGCACAGGAGCCGCCGGAACAGCGGCCGCACCGGCACCCGGCACCGACCCGGCACCCGGACCCATGGGCACCCCGGCCTGCGTCTGCGGAAGCGAGGGATCGAGCCCCCCGGGCGCACCCGCACCCTCGCCCGAACCCGAACCGAAACCGGAAGCCGAACCCGAGCCGGAGCCCGAACCAAGCCCCCGCCCCTCCGTGATCCCCAGCTTGTCCGCCGCCTCCTGCAACCACTCCGGCGGCGACAACAAGAACGACGTCTGGTTCAGGTCCACCCGCGCCGCGGGCGCCGGCGCCGCGTCGGCGGGGGCGTCGGGACGGCCGTACTCCTCCTCGTACCGGCGGATCACCTCACCCACGGCCACCGCGGGCCACAACGTGGCCTCGCCGCTGTCCCGGGCGATCACCAGCCGCTGCGCGCCCCCGTCCGAACGCGGCCCCTCCGCACGGTCCTCCGCCCACACCACGAACCCGAGGCCGAACTCCCGTACCCGCACCTCACGATGCTGGTACGCCGGCACATCGCCGTTGATCCACTCTTCGGCGCGCTCCTGCGCCTGCGCGAACGTCACCATCGGTCAGCTCACTCCCCCACACCCACGGACGACGACACAGACTGCACAGACGGCCCGGACGACGCGGACGGCACCGGGACGGCCCGCGCGAAACCGCCGTCCACCATCAGGTTCGCCACCGTCTCCAACTCCGGCGGATTACCGGCCAGACGCGACAGGAAGACGTCGAAGTCCGCGCCGCACGGCAGCAGCAGCCGCTCCATGCGCTCCGCCGGCGACCACCCCGGATCCACGTCCCGCACGTCGTCGTACGCGCAGAACCACACCGAACCGGCCCGCTCGCCCTTCACCTTCACGGCCAGCAGCCCGCCCTGCACGAAACCGACGCCCAGGTAGTCCTTCGTCAGATGATCACGCAGACACTTGTTGACATACACGAGGTCGTTGACCGCGGCCTCGTCCCGCACGGTGAAGAACGGCTGGTCCACCAGCAGCCCCAGCTCCGCGTCCAACGCCGTGCCCACCGGCGCGCAGCCGCCCGCCGCCTTCACGAACGACCGGTACGCGCCCGGCAGCCGGTACCCGAGGTCCTCCTCGACGCCCTGCACCTGCTGCTCCGTCACGGCCACGCCCGACTTCGGCAGCCCGAAGTGCGCCGGACGCGTCTCCTGC
The Streptomyces sp. NBC_01485 genome window above contains:
- a CDS encoding MFS transporter; this translates as MGDTQPAIREAARRSGSQRRGAVVAALMLSMALAALDSTVVSTAVPQIVGDLGGFSVFSWLFSGYLLAVTVTLPVYGKLSDTFGRKPVLVAGTALFLLGSLLCALAWNMGALIAFRIVQGLGGGALQGTVQTLAADLYPLEERPKIQSKLSTVWAVSAVAGPGVGGVLAAYADWRWIFLVNLPIGAVALWLIVRHLHEPQREREPQAEHESQKEHVPQGEYESQGEYESQGESAARKAPRARVDWAGALAVFACGGVLLTALVQGGVAWPWLSGPSLALFAAGLALAGLVVVIERRAAEPIIPGWVWRRRTIAAVNLALGALGLLMVAPTVFLPTYAQAVLGLGPVTAGFVLSVWTLSWPLSAALSQHVYRRIGFRDTALLGIGAATLVLLAFPFLPYPGAAWQPTLLMLLLGAALGLFQLPLIVGVQSTVGWSERGTTTASVLFCRQTGQTIGAAMFGAVANGVLAARLGGTGDLDSLARDLDTGTAPEATRHAVADAVHAVYLGASGAAAVAFVVLLLLAPRRFPVRAE
- a CDS encoding cellulose-binding protein encodes the protein MSSASVSAPGFVTVRRRGYRPEQVEAYTAALCADRDAAWERAARLTVLARQMEEEAERLREVVTGLVPQTYDSLGERARRILQLGLEEAADVRDSARRAACGQVADAETRALGVRQEAQEEADALRAEAEERARLRLLAARAEADEVRIGARREVKEYRGESLGALREVRRRTAGLLAEQDKEHAEQWTTAEREAAERAAALDARHAGSVTRAEATLSEAKQAFGEAEESARRSQEEAHARAAEILTEARAQEERTARETERLLGEHGERWDDVQAHMDHVRDSLAALTGRAPAE
- a CDS encoding SUKH-4 family immunity protein, which codes for MVTFAQAQERAEEWINGDVPAYQHREVRVREFGLGFVVWAEDRAEGPRSDGGAQRLVIARDSGEATLWPAVAVGEVIRRYEEEYGRPDAPADAAPAPAARVDLNQTSFLLSPPEWLQEAADKLGITEGRGLGSGSGSGSASGFGSGSGEGAGAPGGLDPSLPQTQAGVPMGPGAGSVPGAGAAAVPAAPVPPVGATPWAGTDTNGDAGDDRSVPLPATVFAPPLSGSDDEPMPPTAAPEAKTALMSGGSQLPRTAVSPALDDSGAPPSPLPSPPSGESSSYGYPQGPGAPGGPGGSSYGYPQGAGGPSVPGGAGGLGAPGGPGGSSYGYPQGAGGPSVPGGAGGLGAPGGPGGSSYGYPQGAGGSSAPGGPGAPARSLAPNASDIADAATSKAAPPPRRNRGAGAPPPPPGAPGMPGARPGNTPPPPPSGPGAPGTPAGGYVPTQLVSALGPEGLAGPGGPSGSAGPAGPGAGGAPQPPGPPNPPGAPSQPGAPNAPAGPNPPGGTPPGGVHHAATMLADPGRMGPPGAGGAPQPPQAPGAPGAPGAPGAPGAPGAPGMPGVPGVHGSPGGAQGAVHHAQTMLAGPPAGGPGVPPPPQAPGAPPGFPGAPGAPGMAPHAPGMAPGAPGMAPGAHQPPMPPPGAMPPPGGPVPGQPPGYGYPQQPGLPTVGPGYQAVLRYRAQDGSEQQLIRRSAPGTPHPEWQIFHELRAMNVPPDQVLELHTELESCELPGAYCARMIREQWPQARITSIAPYGTDHASRQQGMQQLLAHQGELHQVADGPARPAPVRAPLPPVQPVPPVPPEAIGQELAAVFGPSVFRFEQAAVSRQGVPPVVAHTLVVAGLPADMGPFFWAQAQPGRPVPTLAELAAERGVQPAPDAGSYLVMGSDFGKAVCVQYGTANIVAVPVEAGPGGAPVPPQFVNTGLPEFARCLALLGRMWRLRFGLNQEQAGRWTVDFQAQLASLDPAALGSPESWWSVLLEQMWDGLL
- a CDS encoding SMI1/KNR4 family protein, with the translated sequence MTTGRLGQQAAPPNAAYAGQVVHFPDPVRATRHPRGVRVDERGYPDFSPYARAVAEIADPPEGFGVDELRLTDYVSANAALAASGHELWDTVPAVATPHGWTWHHAVGSRRLELVPVEVKALLRHHGGVSTAVVDQSKRGTRPLQETRPAHFGLPKSGVAVTEQQVQGVEEDLGYRLPGAYRSFVKAAGGCAPVGTALDAELGLLVDQPFFTVRDEAAVNDLVYVNKCLRDHLTKDYLGVGFVQGGLLAVKVKGERAGSVWFCAYDDVRDVDPGWSPAERMERLLLPCGADFDVFLSRLAGNPPELETVANLMVDGGFARAVPVPSASSGPSVQSVSSSVGVGE
- a CDS encoding ABC transporter ATP-binding protein — encoded protein: MTSAVTIPRHGGTGGRTAVAARARQVVKAYGSGETRVVALDHVDVDIARGQFTAIMGPSGSGKSTLMHCLAGLDTVSSGQIYLDETEITGLKDKKLTKLRRDRIGFIFQAFNLLPTLNAIENITLPMDIAGRKPDRAWLSQVVETVGLADRLKHRPTQLSGGQQQRVAVARALAARPEIIFGDEPTGNLDSRAGAEVLGFLRRSVDDLGQTIVMVTHDPVAASYADRVLYLADGRIVDEMLKPTAETVLDRMKDFDARGRTS